In Desulfomicrobium macestii, a genomic segment contains:
- a CDS encoding AEC family transporter produces MDKVLFSLTVIVTGLGLGWLVRMAVDAGRLSLPVDMPRLRVGLQKAALLWVLPLTYCGAIWNLSLGDVELVAMPFVGASVFLLGGFLALAAARPLGLSARQTGAFYCCGSFTNIGAIGAMVCHTFLGEAAFALVPAYKLFEEIVYFSFGFPLARAYAEGGRQGGGAMAGLRRVVTDPFIIVALSSMLLGGILNLSGLERPSFFPLLNSILVPTGSLMMLFSIGLAMRFTRLSKYLRECAVIMGIKFVCMPIMATGAAAALGFGSIMGGAPLKVVLILSSMPVAFTALIPPSIYDLDIDLANACWFASTLALIVVLPTLYWLTGLL; encoded by the coding sequence ATGGACAAAGTTCTCTTCTCCCTGACCGTCATCGTCACCGGCCTGGGCCTGGGCTGGCTCGTGCGCATGGCCGTGGACGCAGGCCGACTGAGCCTGCCCGTCGACATGCCGCGGCTGCGCGTGGGCCTGCAGAAGGCGGCGCTGCTATGGGTTTTGCCCCTGACCTACTGCGGGGCCATCTGGAACCTGTCCCTGGGGGACGTGGAACTGGTGGCCATGCCCTTCGTGGGGGCCTCGGTGTTCCTGCTCGGCGGCTTCCTGGCCCTGGCCGCGGCCAGGCCCCTGGGCCTGAGCGCACGTCAGACCGGAGCCTTCTACTGCTGCGGCTCCTTCACCAACATCGGGGCCATCGGGGCCATGGTCTGCCACACCTTCCTGGGCGAGGCGGCCTTCGCCCTGGTCCCGGCCTACAAGCTCTTCGAGGAGATCGTCTATTTCTCCTTCGGCTTCCCCCTGGCCCGGGCCTATGCCGAGGGCGGAAGGCAGGGCGGCGGGGCCATGGCGGGCCTGCGGCGCGTCGTGACCGACCCGTTCATCATCGTGGCCTTGTCCTCCATGCTGCTCGGGGGAATCCTCAACCTTTCCGGCCTTGAGCGCCCCTCCTTCTTCCCGCTGCTCAACAGCATCCTCGTGCCGACAGGGTCGCTCATGATGCTTTTCTCCATCGGCCTTGCCATGCGCTTCACACGCCTGAGCAAGTATTTGCGAGAATGCGCGGTCATCATGGGCATCAAATTCGTGTGCATGCCCATTATGGCCACAGGAGCTGCGGCCGCCCTGGGATTTGGAAGCATCATGGGCGGCGCACCCCTAAAGGTCGTGCTCATCCTGTCCTCCATGCCAGTGGCCTTCACGGCCCTCATCCCGCCATCCATCTACGACCTGGACATCGACTTGGCCAACGCCTGCTGGTTCGCCTCCACCCTGGCTCTGATCGTGGTACTGCCCACGCTGTACTGGCTGACCGGACTGCTCTAA
- a CDS encoding DEAD/DEAH box helicase: protein MSFDQLGLRVELLKAVKNKGYEAPTAIQAQAIPVILSGRDILARAQTGTGKTDAFGLPIVQILGQTRGNGHHPRALILTPTRELALQVGESIKAYARKVSLRCTVAFGGVRIEPQIARLQRGIDILVATPGRLIDLATQEHLNLASIEFLVFDEADRMLDLGFSGEINTILDLLPKDRRTMLFSATYTPQIKALAARMLDKPEYIEVTPDTAAAEAVVQKVHMVNKDNKLPLLLHLIEKQNQDRILVFARTRTWANRLTDKLAAHGISVAALHGSKSQSLRKRTLEEFKDGKIHILVATDVAARGLDISNLPFVVNYDIPNSPEDYVHRIGRTGRAGVSGIAVSLVSPEEHNLLLAIENLLRNKIPVEAVKGFTEDSDLPDFVLYRPGNMKSERNAPREIKALVAKKSDAKLRVKSGSSKKSDSEKDSGSKSKPRGARKEKPDAKGGSGTGAKPESSARGRRSDKPDARGKSGADSKPESKGRGRRNERSEDPGASRRGGNSRSGRPDSRPSQPTRGRSRGRG, encoded by the coding sequence ATGTCATTTGATCAACTAGGCCTGCGGGTCGAACTTCTGAAAGCTGTCAAGAACAAGGGCTATGAAGCCCCCACCGCCATCCAGGCTCAGGCCATACCCGTCATCCTCTCCGGGCGGGACATCCTGGCCCGCGCTCAGACCGGAACGGGCAAGACAGATGCCTTCGGCCTGCCCATCGTCCAGATTCTGGGCCAGACGCGCGGCAACGGCCACCACCCCCGCGCCCTGATCCTCACCCCCACGCGGGAACTGGCCCTACAGGTCGGCGAGAGCATCAAGGCCTATGCGCGCAAGGTCTCCCTGCGCTGTACCGTGGCCTTTGGCGGAGTGCGCATCGAACCCCAAATCGCGCGACTGCAACGCGGCATCGACATCCTGGTGGCCACCCCGGGGCGTCTGATCGACCTTGCAACCCAGGAGCATCTCAACCTCGCATCCATCGAATTTCTGGTCTTTGACGAAGCCGACAGGATGCTCGACCTCGGATTCAGCGGCGAGATCAACACCATCCTGGACCTTCTGCCCAAGGACCGCAGGACCATGCTCTTCTCGGCCACCTACACGCCGCAAATCAAGGCGCTGGCCGCGCGGATGCTGGACAAGCCGGAATACATAGAGGTCACGCCCGACACTGCCGCGGCCGAAGCGGTCGTGCAGAAGGTGCACATGGTGAACAAGGACAACAAGCTTCCCTTGCTGCTGCACCTCATCGAAAAGCAGAACCAGGACCGCATCCTGGTCTTCGCCCGCACCCGGACCTGGGCCAACAGGCTGACCGACAAACTGGCCGCGCACGGGATCAGCGTCGCGGCCCTGCACGGAAGCAAGAGCCAGTCGCTCAGAAAGCGCACCCTCGAAGAGTTCAAGGACGGTAAGATCCACATCCTCGTGGCCACGGACGTGGCGGCTCGCGGACTCGACATCAGCAACCTGCCCTTCGTGGTCAATTACGATATTCCGAACTCTCCCGAGGATTACGTGCACCGCATCGGCCGCACAGGCCGCGCCGGTGTCAGCGGCATCGCCGTGTCCCTGGTCAGCCCCGAGGAGCACAATCTCCTGCTGGCCATAGAGAACCTGTTGCGCAACAAGATTCCCGTGGAAGCGGTCAAGGGATTCACGGAAGACAGCGACCTTCCCGATTTCGTGCTTTACCGGCCAGGCAACATGAAGAGCGAGAGGAACGCCCCGAGGGAAATCAAGGCGCTGGTGGCCAAGAAATCGGACGCCAAACTGCGCGTGAAGTCCGGAAGCTCCAAAAAGTCAGACTCCGAAAAGGATTCGGGCTCCAAATCAAAGCCGCGCGGCGCAAGGAAGGAGAAACCCGACGCCAAAGGTGGATCCGGCACCGGCGCGAAGCCCGAATCGAGTGCGCGTGGCAGAAGGAGCGACAAGCCGGACGCCCGCGGCAAATCCGGAGCTGATTCAAAACCGGAGTCGAAGGGACGCGGCAGACGCAATGAAAGGTCGGAAGACCCGGGTGCGAGCAGGCGTGGCGGAAATTCTAGGAGCGGCAGGCCCGATTCGCGGCCCTCGCAGCCGACCCGGGGCAGATCAAGAGGCAGAGGGTAA